In the Nerophis ophidion isolate RoL-2023_Sa linkage group LG01, RoL_Noph_v1.0, whole genome shotgun sequence genome, one interval contains:
- the zgc:101664 gene encoding shieldin complex subunit 3 — MEDVVLHVHGRVEGLCTFIETTEKLLEPFTCRPPPVFAPWFSDTAAKIRPAKRPPVLSGGHHEQSPADVCGPGDQAAAARESTNTTTNTTTTNTTTNTTTDSPKRSWSVLASRGAVQNSPSLSNRFRGSVALHGLHPQQRSKWVISQHNCGPQDLEQVWRAVQRCSLATANANIQRQRAEIWVFCDLLHSEQVGRVLKERLELAGTIGLFVHRRGRVFSL, encoded by the exons ATGGAGGATGTGGTTCTTCATGTGCACGGACGCGTCGAAGGACTCTGTACTTTCATCGAGACCACCGAGAAGCTTCTAGAGCCGTTCACCTGCCGACCTCCTCCGGTCTTCGCCCCCTGGTTCTCAGACACCGCAGCAAAGATCAGACCGGCTAAACGTCCGCCCGTCCTCAGCGGCGGCCATCACGAGCAAAGCCCAGCTGACGTGTGCGGTCCTGGAGATCAAGCGGCGGCAGCACGTGAGTCCACCAACACCACCaccaacaccaccaccaccaacacCACCACCAACACCACCACAGACTCCCCCAAGCGCTCCTGGAGCGTCTTGGCTTCCAGAGGTGCCGTCCAGAACTCGCCTTCCCTCTCCAATCGCTTCCGTGGCAGCGTGGCGCTGCATGGCCTGCACCCCCAGCAGAGGTCCAAGTGGGTCATCAGCCAGCACAACTGTGGACCACAGGACTTGGAACAG GTGTGGCGGGCGGTGCAGCGCTGCAGTCTTGCCACGGCCAACGCCAACATCCAGCGCCAGCGTGCAGAGATCTGGGTGTTCTGTGACCTGCTGCACTCGGAGCAGGTGGGCCGCGTCCTGAAGGAGCGCCTGGAGCTGGCGGGCACCATCGGCCTCTTCGTCCACAGGCGTGGACGCGTCTTCAGCCTGTAG